The following are from one region of the bacterium genome:
- the rlmN gene encoding 23S rRNA (adenine(2503)-C(2))-methyltransferase RlmN, with translation MGNARSVLELTPEELALQLGELGEPAYRADQILHWVYKEGVLDFAEMTNLSKELRARLAAEYSIDSGREISRSGSAGGTLKLLLAWADGVTTECVMIPAGRRRTACVSTQVGCDVGCRFCASGLEGALRNLTVGEVLAQVLAVKNLLAPSGERVSNVVFMGMGEPLANYAVTVEATRRLNAEWGFGIGRRKITISTVGLPKQIRRLAREGLQATLALSLHAASEELRADLIPWARRLPMGELLGACRFYLEKTGREITLEYCLLSGVNDRKRDAADLARIARDLRAHVNLMMYNPVAKLPFARPSRAHAEDFLRDLRSRGVNVHLRESRGLEADAACGQLRRRGEKA, from the coding sequence ATGGGAAACGCTCGCTCGGTTCTGGAACTGACCCCCGAGGAGCTTGCCTTGCAGCTCGGTGAGCTGGGCGAGCCGGCCTACCGTGCCGACCAGATTCTCCATTGGGTCTACAAGGAAGGAGTCTTGGATTTCGCGGAGATGACCAATCTCTCGAAAGAGCTCCGCGCGCGGCTGGCCGCGGAGTACTCGATCGACAGCGGCCGCGAGATCTCCCGCTCGGGGTCGGCCGGCGGCACGCTCAAACTGCTGCTGGCGTGGGCGGACGGTGTCACCACGGAGTGCGTAATGATTCCGGCCGGCCGCCGCAGAACCGCCTGTGTCAGCACTCAGGTCGGTTGTGACGTCGGCTGCCGTTTCTGCGCGAGCGGTCTCGAGGGGGCTCTGCGAAATCTGACCGTGGGCGAGGTTCTGGCGCAGGTCCTGGCCGTCAAGAACCTGCTCGCCCCAAGCGGCGAAAGGGTTTCGAATGTGGTCTTCATGGGCATGGGGGAACCGCTCGCCAACTACGCCGTCACGGTCGAGGCGACGCGGCGGCTCAACGCCGAATGGGGCTTCGGGATCGGGCGGCGGAAAATCACGATCTCGACAGTAGGCCTGCCCAAGCAGATCCGGCGTCTGGCACGCGAAGGGTTGCAGGCCACTCTGGCTTTGAGCCTTCATGCCGCCAGCGAGGAGCTGCGTGCGGACCTGATCCCATGGGCGAGACGTCTGCCAATGGGCGAGCTGCTCGGGGCCTGCCGGTTCTATCTCGAGAAGACCGGGCGCGAAATCACTCTCGAGTATTGCCTGCTCTCGGGGGTCAACGATCGCAAGCGCGATGCCGCCGACCTGGCGCGGATCGCTCGGGATCTGCGCGCCCACGTCAACCTGATGATGTACAACCCGGTCGCGAAGCTGCCCTTTGCGCGGCCGTCGCGCGCTCACGCGGAGGACTTTCTCAGGGATCTGCGGAGCCGGGGAGTCAACGTCCACTTGCGCGAGAGCCGCGGACTCGAGGCAGACGCCGCCTGTGGCCAGCTGCGGAGACGGGGGGAGAAGGCGTAG
- a CDS encoding DUF4407 domain-containing protein has protein sequence MPRPRPRNTPQNRITRFFLWCSGSDMRLLEEVPRSETVKQVGYGTLVVVPAVLALFAMSYALSTLTDNWAVYLGGGFVWSVIVFCFDRFIVSTFRKSRSIVSDITSTVFLSRLVFAAFVGVLVAHPLVMLYFSDSIEELLAADGRSKVAQIESGYAVQQKELESRVALLKAEIRERERERNEYQARLVDEIDGVISGRTTGIPGRGASAEEKKLQLQVAQTELDAARDRNLGEISALETRIWEIRAERATDRAGFVQPTDYLARAGALEALASGSPHVNTVRWFLILFFVFVDTLPILFKGFTPRGPYDDRLQLAEFKSERSAQAERDSLERVLYPHMVISRENRFMSNQNYKGVRDYAERYRSFLDELARHQEEFLSEWQRQQEVLARLDDEDLRRTQLSYMEQLRSSSAEVVNKAVEQFRRSLSFDSRRNEGEAEAT, from the coding sequence ATGCCCCGACCTCGCCCCCGCAACACGCCCCAAAATCGGATTACCCGGTTCTTTCTGTGGTGCTCCGGCTCCGACATGCGCCTCCTCGAGGAAGTTCCGAGGTCCGAGACCGTCAAGCAGGTCGGCTACGGCACGCTCGTGGTTGTACCCGCGGTGCTGGCTCTGTTCGCGATGTCGTATGCCCTGTCGACGCTTACCGACAACTGGGCGGTCTATCTCGGGGGCGGCTTCGTGTGGTCGGTGATTGTCTTCTGCTTCGACCGCTTCATTGTCTCGACGTTTCGGAAGTCGCGGTCGATAGTCAGCGACATCACCTCGACGGTCTTCCTGAGCCGGCTGGTGTTCGCGGCGTTCGTTGGCGTGCTGGTCGCCCATCCGCTGGTGATGCTGTACTTCAGTGACTCGATCGAAGAGCTGCTGGCGGCCGACGGACGGAGCAAGGTGGCCCAGATCGAGTCCGGTTACGCGGTCCAGCAGAAGGAGTTGGAAAGCCGGGTGGCCCTCCTCAAGGCGGAGATACGGGAGCGGGAGCGCGAGCGGAACGAGTATCAGGCCAGGCTCGTCGACGAGATCGATGGCGTGATCAGCGGTCGGACCACCGGCATTCCCGGGCGGGGCGCGTCGGCTGAGGAGAAGAAGCTACAGCTTCAGGTGGCTCAGACCGAGCTGGACGCCGCTCGGGACCGCAACCTGGGCGAGATCTCGGCTCTGGAGACGAGGATCTGGGAGATCCGCGCCGAACGCGCCACCGATCGCGCCGGCTTCGTCCAACCCACGGACTATCTGGCCCGCGCCGGTGCTCTCGAGGCGCTGGCCTCGGGGTCACCCCACGTCAACACCGTGCGATGGTTCTTGATTTTGTTTTTCGTCTTTGTCGATACCTTGCCGATCTTGTTCAAGGGCTTCACACCTCGAGGCCCCTATGACGACCGGCTTCAACTGGCGGAGTTCAAATCCGAGCGCTCGGCCCAAGCCGAGCGCGACAGCCTGGAGCGGGTGCTCTATCCCCACATGGTGATCTCGCGCGAGAACCGGTTCATGTCCAACCAGAACTACAAGGGCGTGCGCGACTATGCCGAACGCTACCGTAGCTTTCTGGACGAGCTCGCGCGTCATCAGGAGGAATTCCTGAGCGAATGGCAGCGCCAGCAAGAGGTCTTGGCACGCCTCGACGACGAAGATCTGCGCCGGACCCAGTTGAGCTATATGGAGCAGCTCCGTTCGAGTAGCGCCGAGGTGGTCAACAAGGCGGTCGAGCAGTTCCGTCGGTCGCTCTCTTTCGACAGTCGGCGCAACGAGGGCGAGGCGGAAGCGACCTAG
- the pdxH gene encoding pyridoxamine 5'-phosphate oxidase, with translation MSESGTTRALRKADVDPDPIVEFGRWFERARSSGLIEPTAVALSTADAEGRPSGRMVLLKGVDRRGFVFYTNFRSRKGAELEANPWASLNLWWDRLQQQVQIEGSVTKIEQSESDVYFAGRPRGSQLGAWASEQSRTLPGREALEESLGEVERRFAGERVTRPPNWGGFLIEPQVIEFWQGQPDRLHDRIRYRRDGGGWVIERLAP, from the coding sequence ATGAGCGAAAGCGGAACGACGCGGGCGCTGCGCAAGGCCGACGTCGATCCCGATCCGATCGTCGAGTTCGGTCGCTGGTTCGAGCGGGCGCGGTCTTCCGGCTTGATCGAGCCCACGGCGGTAGCGTTGTCGACGGCGGATGCCGAGGGCCGGCCCTCCGGGCGAATGGTGCTTTTGAAGGGAGTCGACCGGCGCGGTTTCGTGTTCTACACCAACTTCCGGAGTCGCAAGGGAGCCGAGCTCGAGGCCAATCCGTGGGCGTCGCTCAATCTGTGGTGGGACCGTCTCCAGCAGCAGGTGCAGATCGAGGGCTCGGTGACAAAGATCGAGCAGAGTGAGTCGGACGTGTATTTCGCCGGCCGGCCGCGCGGCAGCCAGTTGGGGGCCTGGGCCTCCGAGCAGAGCCGGACGCTTCCTGGCCGTGAGGCTCTCGAGGAGAGCCTCGGCGAGGTCGAGCGTCGCTTTGCCGGTGAAAGAGTGACCAGGCCGCCGAACTGGGGTGGGTTCCTAATCGAGCCCCAGGTGATCGAGTTCTGGCAGGGACAACCGGACCGCCTCCACGATCGAATCCGCTACCGCCGCGACGGCGGCGGCTGGGTGATCGAACGACTGGCGCCCTAG
- the asnS gene encoding asparagine--tRNA ligase, whose protein sequence is MTEIRNLSRHVDQEVTIRGWLANKRSSGKIAFAQVRDGSGVVQVVASRSDVDERSWEAIQEAVQESTVRLVGKVNEDARAPGGYEIHATEFELLALSEEFPISPKEHGVAFLMEHRHLWLRSSKQRAALRIRSEVSQAIRDYFYDGGYTLIDSPILTPAACEGTSTLFETDYFGDKAYLSQSGQLYLEPAIAALGKVYCFGPTFRAEKSKTRRHLMEFWMVEPEVAFMEFDGVCLLAEDFLCSLVARVLDRCAEDLEVLERDTASLEAVQKPFPHISYDEAIERLQKKGNEIAWGDDFGGDDETQITADFDRPLMISRFPTKIKAFYMEPDPNNAEVVLGLDIIAPEGYGEIIGGSQRIHDLELLERRLAEHELPREAFEWYLDVRKYGTCPHSGFGMGIERFVAWMSGVKHLRETIPYPRMLNKIYP, encoded by the coding sequence ATGACCGAGATCAGAAACCTCAGCCGGCACGTGGACCAGGAAGTCACCATTCGCGGCTGGCTGGCCAACAAGCGCTCAAGCGGCAAGATCGCTTTTGCCCAAGTCCGCGACGGCAGCGGCGTCGTACAAGTGGTGGCGAGTCGCTCGGATGTCGACGAGAGAAGCTGGGAAGCGATCCAGGAGGCCGTGCAGGAGTCCACCGTGCGTCTGGTGGGGAAGGTGAACGAGGACGCCCGTGCGCCCGGCGGGTACGAGATCCATGCAACCGAGTTCGAGCTCCTGGCCCTTTCCGAAGAGTTCCCGATCTCGCCGAAGGAGCACGGGGTCGCGTTCTTGATGGAGCATCGCCACCTCTGGCTCCGATCGAGCAAGCAGCGAGCGGCATTGAGGATCCGCAGCGAGGTCAGCCAGGCGATTCGGGACTACTTTTACGACGGCGGCTATACCCTCATCGACTCACCGATCCTGACGCCGGCGGCCTGCGAGGGGACTTCGACGCTGTTCGAGACCGACTATTTCGGAGATAAGGCCTATCTCAGTCAGTCCGGACAGCTCTACCTCGAGCCGGCGATCGCCGCCTTGGGCAAGGTCTATTGTTTCGGCCCGACTTTCCGGGCGGAGAAGTCGAAGACGCGACGCCACCTGATGGAGTTCTGGATGGTCGAGCCGGAAGTCGCGTTTATGGAATTCGATGGTGTTTGCCTGTTGGCGGAGGATTTCCTCTGCAGCCTGGTCGCCCGCGTGCTCGACCGTTGCGCCGAGGACCTCGAGGTGCTGGAGCGGGACACGGCCAGCCTGGAGGCGGTTCAGAAGCCCTTCCCGCATATCAGTTACGACGAGGCGATCGAGCGTCTGCAGAAGAAGGGCAACGAGATCGCCTGGGGAGATGACTTCGGTGGCGACGACGAGACCCAGATCACGGCCGATTTCGATCGGCCTCTGATGATCAGCCGGTTCCCGACCAAGATCAAGGCGTTCTACATGGAACCGGATCCGAACAACGCCGAGGTCGTTCTGGGGCTGGATATCATCGCGCCGGAGGGCTACGGCGAGATCATCGGTGGCAGCCAGAGGATCCACGACCTCGAACTGCTCGAGCGCCGGCTCGCCGAGCACGAGCTGCCCCGCGAGGCCTTCGAGTGGTACCTCGACGTCCGCAAATACGGCACCTGCCCGCACAGCGGCTTCGGTATGGGGATCGAGAGATTCGTGGCCTGGATGTCGGGCGTCAAGCACCTCCGCGAGACGATCCCGTACCCGCGCATGCTCAACAAGATCTACCCGTAG
- the rnc gene encoding ribonuclease III gives MFSRSKNPLRELERRIGRRFRRRQLLDRALTHRSYANEKELESNYERLEFLGDTVLALATAEWLFSEHPEVSEGKLSAYKSRLVSEPILAEFARELGLGEFVRLGVGEERSGGRNKNSILSDVVESVIGAVFLDGGWKPARRLVRQMLDGSAGESNETELKDPKGRLQEFLQARGQGLPNYRLVHEHGPDHAKVFVIDCLVGGEVLGSAKGRSKKRAEQLAAAAALEQLHRK, from the coding sequence ATGTTTTCGAGGTCAAAGAACCCGTTGCGCGAGCTCGAGCGGCGCATCGGCCGCCGTTTCCGTCGGCGGCAGCTCCTGGACCGGGCACTCACGCACCGCTCCTACGCTAACGAGAAGGAGCTGGAGTCCAACTACGAAAGGCTCGAGTTTCTGGGGGACACCGTCTTGGCGCTGGCAACGGCGGAATGGCTGTTCTCCGAGCATCCGGAGGTGTCAGAAGGGAAGCTGTCGGCCTACAAGAGCCGGTTGGTGTCGGAGCCGATCTTGGCGGAGTTCGCCCGCGAGCTGGGCCTGGGTGAATTCGTTCGGCTCGGCGTCGGAGAGGAGCGCTCGGGGGGGCGCAACAAGAACTCGATCCTCTCCGACGTGGTCGAATCCGTGATCGGCGCCGTGTTCCTGGATGGCGGTTGGAAGCCGGCTCGACGACTGGTGCGGCAGATGCTCGATGGCTCGGCCGGAGAGTCGAATGAGACCGAGCTCAAGGACCCCAAGGGAAGGCTTCAGGAATTCCTTCAAGCTCGGGGACAGGGACTGCCCAACTACAGGCTGGTGCACGAGCACGGCCCGGACCACGCCAAGGTTTTCGTGATCGACTGTCTGGTGGGCGGCGAGGTTCTCGGATCCGCGAAAGGGCGCTCCAAGAAGCGCGCCGAGCAGCTCGCGGCGGCCGCGGCCCTGGAACAGCTTCACCGGAAGTGA
- the mutL gene encoding DNA mismatch repair endonuclease MutL has protein sequence MPYNHAMLTIRRLPDKLIDQIAAGEVVERPASIVKELIENSIDAGAASVAIRLDDGGKARIRVEDDGSGMSAEDARLAFDRHATSKIAEFEDLLEVGTLGFRGEALASIASVARVELVTAADQGEGFKVRVEASEEVLAEPSARSRGTTVEVSSLFYNVPARRKFLKAASTETRRVVEVVQGYALARPEVRFQLETARRKLLEALPAGEGPAGLERRIGQVFGKQVGGDLSPIDFQSSRCAISGFVGGSETTRGRRYFSYVNGRLLRDKSILSSFYRAVRDVWKADQFPALFLFLDLPARAVDVNVHPQKAEVRFRDGEVVGDVYRAVRRALEGGLGELGAPAQALGAPASGQLAWQGLGGRSLARPGGPLDGDEVREPRDSSAGLAHAVYTPIEPATVPLSGRSGERRPFRILGQYKATLLLLEGPDGLYLIDQHVAHERILYERLRAELAREAPKSQPLLEPVLLDGSPAEAARIEELAPELEEAGFAMSFLSGGTAAISAVPVVLSGKQAERLLHALAAADGAGTSVRERLLDSLAASMACRRAVKMHEPLSPDEMEAMVAELFATANPYACPHGRPTILKMSDADLESRFGRR, from the coding sequence ATGCCCTACAATCACGCAATGCTCACGATCCGGCGCCTGCCCGACAAGCTGATCGACCAGATCGCTGCGGGTGAGGTGGTCGAGAGGCCGGCATCGATCGTCAAAGAGCTGATCGAAAACTCCATCGACGCCGGAGCCGCCTCGGTCGCGATTCGGTTGGACGACGGCGGTAAGGCCAGGATCCGGGTCGAGGACGACGGCTCCGGGATGAGTGCCGAGGACGCGCGTCTGGCTTTCGATCGCCACGCGACCAGCAAGATCGCCGAGTTCGAAGACCTGCTCGAGGTCGGCACGCTCGGCTTTCGCGGTGAGGCGTTGGCGTCGATAGCCTCGGTGGCACGGGTCGAGCTCGTGACGGCCGCAGACCAGGGAGAGGGCTTCAAGGTCAGGGTGGAGGCGAGCGAAGAGGTCCTCGCCGAGCCCTCGGCACGCTCCAGGGGAACGACGGTCGAGGTCTCGTCGCTCTTCTACAATGTGCCGGCGCGCAGGAAGTTCCTGAAGGCGGCCTCGACCGAGACCCGGCGGGTCGTCGAGGTCGTTCAGGGCTACGCTCTGGCTCGACCCGAGGTGCGCTTCCAGCTCGAGACGGCCCGGCGGAAGCTGCTCGAGGCTCTACCGGCAGGTGAGGGTCCGGCGGGGCTGGAGCGCCGGATCGGTCAGGTCTTCGGCAAGCAGGTCGGAGGTGACCTCTCGCCGATCGACTTCCAAAGCTCCCGCTGCGCGATTTCGGGGTTCGTGGGCGGTTCGGAGACCACGCGCGGCCGGCGCTACTTCTCCTACGTCAACGGGCGCCTACTGCGGGACAAATCGATCCTGTCTTCCTTCTATCGAGCCGTCAGGGATGTCTGGAAGGCGGATCAGTTTCCGGCCCTGTTCCTGTTTCTGGATCTGCCCGCACGGGCGGTGGATGTGAACGTTCATCCGCAGAAAGCCGAAGTCCGGTTCCGAGACGGTGAAGTTGTCGGAGATGTGTATCGCGCGGTGCGGCGCGCCCTTGAAGGGGGGCTCGGCGAGCTCGGAGCACCGGCACAGGCTCTGGGCGCGCCGGCCTCGGGACAGCTTGCCTGGCAGGGACTCGGCGGGCGCTCGCTGGCAAGGCCCGGCGGGCCGCTCGATGGCGACGAGGTGCGCGAGCCACGGGACTCTTCGGCGGGCCTGGCACACGCGGTCTACACGCCGATCGAGCCAGCAACCGTGCCTTTGAGTGGCCGCAGCGGAGAACGGCGGCCGTTTCGTATTCTCGGACAGTACAAGGCCACGCTCTTGCTGCTCGAGGGCCCGGATGGGCTCTACCTGATCGACCAGCATGTGGCCCACGAGAGGATTCTCTATGAGCGGCTGCGAGCCGAGTTGGCGCGCGAGGCCCCCAAGAGCCAGCCTCTTCTCGAGCCTGTGCTGCTCGATGGCTCGCCCGCCGAAGCCGCTCGGATCGAGGAGCTGGCACCGGAGCTCGAGGAAGCAGGCTTCGCCATGTCGTTCCTATCGGGCGGTACGGCGGCGATCTCGGCCGTGCCGGTGGTGCTCTCGGGAAAACAGGCGGAGAGGCTACTGCACGCGCTGGCGGCCGCCGATGGAGCGGGAACCAGCGTTCGTGAGCGCTTGCTCGACTCCTTGGCGGCCTCCATGGCGTGCAGACGGGCGGTCAAGATGCACGAGCCGCTGTCGCCGGACGAGATGGAGGCCATGGTGGCCGAGCTCTTCGCGACCGCGAATCCCTATGCTTGTCCACACGGTCGGCCGACCATTCTCAAGATGAGCGACGCCGATCTGGAGAGTCGGTTCGGAAGACGGTAG